The following coding sequences lie in one Megalodesulfovibrio gigas DSM 1382 = ATCC 19364 genomic window:
- a CDS encoding ATP-binding protein, producing the protein MLRSTRSRIVLLTALSALPALCIFLYSGWELRQQRIADATARVMLLAKGLAEIQQRHAESTRHLLETVAFMNVVRQGDGEACSQLFARLLASHPDYANILATTPQGDVFASGVPFENINLSDRKHFRDALTSKQFSAGEYIVSRTTGEPAFPFSLPILDDAGEVTAILIASFKLTVYRSYLQEAGASEDVIIGIVDYAGMRLFYHPPAPTNPPGQPVNSGVWRAMTGTQADDGVVRQVGSDGLDRFFSWKRLRLRPGGAPYIYCVAGMAANDVLAASAAITRRNLALWLLAALVGCGGAYLYGHAVVVRRLEAISRAAQALGQGDFAARTGLPPATDDVAQLATVFDTMAGQLQSHDADRTRAEESLRLSEQRFRRLLDEVQTVAVQGYTMEGAVLYWNRASELLYGYTAQEALGRNLLELIIPEPMHEEVRRGIRRMAVSDFVIPAGELYLRRKDGTLTPVFSSHVRLRVGEHVEMFCLDVDLSDLKRAEAAALKAKDAAEAANLAKSVFLANMSHEIRTPMNGVLGMLQLLQRSSLEAEQQLYVEKAILSSRRLTRLLADILDLSQVESGRMTLQHAPFHPRDLQEAVRELFATPAAEKGLALDMRTDAGLPELLVGDEVRLRQILFNLVNNAIKFTAEGSILVELIALSPTREAPVRMLITVCDTGIGIPPERLQELFSPFTQLDTSGTRPDHGAGLGLAIVRRVTELMRGHITVDTMPGEGTCMHVVVPLALPDGDASPAEPGRQDHTAAQPIDPRPATAHLHLLLAEDEATNRLVAERLLTQAGHEVVCAEHGQQVLDLLRSRHVDCVFMDIQMPVLDGIEATRRIRAGLAGEAVRNVPIIALTAHAMKGDRERFLQIGMNGYLEKPLAMELVQATLEQALRHARRMG; encoded by the coding sequence ATGCTGCGATCAACACGGTCCCGAATCGTTTTGCTGACGGCGCTTTCGGCCCTGCCCGCGTTGTGCATCTTTCTGTACAGCGGCTGGGAGTTGCGGCAGCAGCGCATTGCCGACGCCACGGCCCGGGTGATGCTGCTGGCCAAGGGCCTGGCCGAGATTCAGCAGCGCCATGCCGAGTCCACCCGGCATTTGTTGGAGACGGTGGCCTTCATGAATGTCGTGCGCCAGGGCGACGGCGAGGCCTGCAGCCAGCTCTTTGCCCGGCTCCTGGCAAGCCATCCGGACTATGCCAACATCCTGGCCACTACTCCGCAAGGGGACGTGTTCGCCTCCGGGGTGCCCTTCGAGAACATCAATTTGTCGGACCGTAAACACTTCCGCGATGCGCTGACCAGCAAGCAGTTCTCCGCCGGGGAATATATTGTCTCGCGCACCACCGGGGAACCGGCCTTTCCCTTTTCCCTGCCCATCCTGGACGACGCCGGCGAGGTGACGGCCATCCTCATCGCCTCCTTCAAGCTCACCGTGTACCGCAGCTATCTGCAGGAAGCGGGTGCGTCGGAGGATGTCATCATCGGTATTGTGGATTATGCCGGCATGCGTCTGTTTTATCATCCCCCCGCCCCCACCAATCCACCGGGCCAGCCCGTCAACAGTGGCGTCTGGCGGGCCATGACTGGCACCCAGGCCGATGACGGCGTGGTCCGGCAGGTGGGGTCCGACGGGCTGGACCGGTTCTTCAGCTGGAAGCGGCTGCGGCTGCGTCCCGGAGGGGCGCCGTACATCTATTGCGTGGCCGGCATGGCGGCGAACGATGTCCTGGCGGCTTCGGCGGCCATCACCAGGCGCAATCTGGCGCTCTGGCTGCTGGCGGCGCTGGTGGGCTGCGGCGGGGCGTATCTGTATGGTCATGCTGTGGTGGTCCGCCGGCTGGAGGCCATTTCCCGCGCGGCGCAGGCCCTGGGGCAGGGAGACTTCGCCGCGCGCACGGGCCTGCCGCCTGCCACGGATGACGTGGCCCAGCTGGCTACCGTCTTCGACACCATGGCCGGGCAGCTTCAGTCCCATGATGCGGACCGCACCCGCGCCGAGGAGAGCTTGCGTCTGAGCGAACAGCGCTTCCGCAGGCTGTTGGACGAGGTGCAGACCGTGGCCGTGCAGGGCTATACCATGGAGGGTGCGGTGCTGTACTGGAACCGGGCCTCGGAACTGCTCTACGGCTACACCGCGCAGGAGGCCCTGGGGCGGAACCTGCTGGAACTCATCATCCCGGAGCCCATGCACGAGGAGGTGCGACGGGGTATCCGGCGCATGGCCGTCTCGGATTTTGTTATTCCGGCAGGCGAGCTGTATTTGCGGCGCAAGGACGGCACGTTGACTCCGGTTTTTTCCAGCCACGTGCGGCTGCGCGTAGGCGAGCATGTGGAGATGTTCTGCCTGGATGTGGATCTCTCCGACCTCAAGCGGGCCGAGGCCGCGGCGCTGAAGGCCAAGGACGCCGCCGAGGCCGCCAACTTGGCCAAATCCGTCTTCCTGGCCAACATGAGCCACGAAATCCGCACGCCCATGAACGGCGTGCTGGGTATGCTGCAGTTGCTGCAGCGTTCATCCCTGGAGGCAGAGCAGCAGCTGTATGTGGAAAAGGCCATCCTCTCCTCGCGCCGGCTCACGCGGCTGCTGGCGGATATCCTGGACCTCTCCCAGGTGGAGTCCGGCCGGATGACCCTGCAGCACGCCCCCTTCCATCCCCGGGATCTGCAGGAAGCGGTGCGGGAACTCTTCGCCACCCCTGCTGCGGAAAAGGGCCTGGCCCTGGATATGCGCACGGATGCCGGCCTGCCCGAGCTGCTGGTGGGGGACGAGGTTCGCCTGCGCCAGATCCTGTTCAATCTGGTGAACAACGCCATCAAGTTCACGGCTGAAGGCTCGATACTGGTGGAACTTATCGCGTTGTCGCCCACGCGGGAAGCCCCGGTGCGCATGCTCATCACCGTCTGCGATACGGGCATCGGCATTCCGCCCGAACGGCTCCAGGAGTTGTTCAGCCCGTTCACCCAGCTGGATACGTCCGGCACCCGGCCGGACCACGGCGCCGGCCTGGGGCTGGCCATCGTGCGCCGGGTCACGGAACTCATGCGCGGCCACATCACCGTGGATACGATGCCCGGCGAGGGCACGTGCATGCATGTGGTGGTGCCGCTGGCGCTGCCGGACGGGGACGCCTCCCCCGCAGAGCCGGGCAGGCAAGACCACACCGCAGCGCAGCCGATCGATCCGCGGCCGGCGACGGCGCATCTGCACCTGCTGCTGGCCGAGGACGAAGCCACCAACCGGCTGGTGGCCGAACGCCTGCTGACTCAGGCCGGCCACGAGGTGGTGTGCGCGGAACACGGGCAGCAGGTGCTGGATCTGCTGCGCAGCCGGCACGTTGACTGCGTGTTCATGGACATTCAGATGCCCGTGCTGGACGGCATCGAAGCCACCCGCCGCATTCGCGCCGGCCTGGCCGGAGAGGCCGTGCGCAACGTGCCCATCATCGCCCTGACCGCTCATGCCATGAAGGGAGACCGGGAACGCTTTCTGCAGATCGGCATGAATGGCTATCTGGAAAAACCCCTGGCCATGGAGCTGGTGCAGGCCACCCTGGAACAGGCCCTGCGCCACGCCCGGCGTATGGGGTAG
- a CDS encoding MFS transporter codes for MTPPQQRMYRFLMVTSIAATIGMMGWVTLLSNFAVESAGLGPLEIGITQSIREIPGFLSLLVIYLLLVLTEHRAAALSILVMGLGVSITGYLPSFWGVVCSTLIMSTGFHFFEPLNQSLSLQYFSLEAAPIMLSRLRAAMALANIGVGGVIFALSGWLGYPTLFLLIGAVVTGIGVWAVLQDPSDKSMPPQHKKMLFRWKYWLYYALTFLSGSRRQIFMVFATFLLVKKFELSLMAISGLFMVNNIIAWAVNPVIGRMINRYGERALLTVEYSTLIVVFLGYSYTESPYVAGALFIMDHLAFNFVVCIRTYLQKIADRPDIAPSSAVGFTINHIAAVVIPALGGWLWTIDYHIPFLAGAVMAAISLVLSQFVRTPGPVAATAEGRASP; via the coding sequence ATGACTCCCCCGCAGCAACGCATGTATCGGTTTCTCATGGTCACCTCCATTGCCGCCACCATCGGCATGATGGGCTGGGTGACACTGCTCAGCAACTTTGCCGTGGAAAGCGCCGGCCTGGGGCCGCTCGAGATAGGCATCACCCAGTCCATACGGGAAATTCCCGGTTTTCTGTCACTGTTGGTGATCTATCTGCTGCTGGTGCTGACCGAGCACCGCGCCGCGGCGCTGTCGATTCTGGTCATGGGGCTTGGGGTGAGCATCACCGGCTATCTGCCCAGCTTCTGGGGGGTGGTGTGCTCCACGCTCATCATGTCCACGGGCTTTCACTTTTTCGAGCCGCTGAACCAGTCCCTCTCCCTGCAGTATTTCAGCCTGGAGGCCGCGCCCATCATGCTCAGCCGCCTGCGCGCGGCCATGGCCCTGGCCAACATCGGCGTGGGCGGGGTGATTTTCGCCTTGTCCGGGTGGCTGGGCTATCCAACGCTTTTTCTGCTCATCGGGGCGGTGGTCACGGGGATCGGGGTGTGGGCCGTGCTGCAGGATCCGTCAGACAAATCCATGCCCCCGCAGCACAAGAAGATGCTGTTTCGCTGGAAATACTGGCTGTACTACGCACTGACGTTTCTTTCCGGCTCGCGGCGGCAGATTTTCATGGTCTTTGCCACGTTTCTGCTGGTGAAGAAGTTTGAACTGTCCCTGATGGCCATCAGCGGGCTGTTCATGGTCAACAACATCATCGCCTGGGCCGTGAACCCGGTCATCGGCAGGATGATCAACCGCTACGGCGAACGCGCACTGCTGACCGTCGAGTACTCGACGCTGATTGTGGTCTTTCTGGGCTATTCCTACACCGAATCGCCCTATGTGGCCGGCGCGTTGTTCATCATGGACCATCTGGCCTTCAACTTCGTGGTCTGCATCCGCACGTATCTGCAGAAGATCGCCGACCGGCCAGACATCGCGCCTTCCTCGGCCGTGGGCTTCACCATCAATCACATTGCTGCGGTGGTCATCCCGGCGCTGGGAGGCTGGCTGTGGACCATCGACTACCACATCCCCTTCCTGGCCGGGGCGGTCATGGCGGCCATCTCGCTGGTGCTCAGCCAGTTCGTACGCACCCCCGGGCCGGTGGCAGCTACAGCCGAAGGCAGGGCGTCCCCCTAG
- a CDS encoding phosphatidylglycerophosphatase A family protein, with protein sequence MLNKFQILLSGTSGGPRWDAAALFIARGFGSGLLPKAPGTWGSVAAMLAAALVFMPLPVWLRLLLLVPLTLAGVWAAARAEILLGRHDASEIVVDEWLGLWLTYAAFPSLGWLDLLAGFLLFRFFDIIKPGPIGTLQHLPGGWGVMADDLAAGVAAGVLLALMRALS encoded by the coding sequence GTGTTGAATAAATTTCAAATACTGCTCAGCGGCACATCCGGCGGCCCGCGATGGGACGCCGCAGCCCTGTTCATCGCCCGGGGATTCGGCTCTGGATTGCTGCCCAAGGCTCCGGGCACCTGGGGATCCGTGGCGGCCATGCTGGCCGCGGCGCTGGTGTTCATGCCCCTGCCGGTGTGGCTACGGTTGCTGCTGCTCGTGCCCCTGACCCTGGCCGGAGTATGGGCTGCGGCGCGGGCGGAAATCCTGCTGGGCAGACACGATGCCAGCGAAATAGTGGTGGATGAGTGGCTGGGACTGTGGCTGACCTATGCCGCCTTCCCGTCCCTGGGCTGGCTGGATCTGCTGGCCGGCTTTCTGCTGTTCCGATTCTTCGACATCATCAAACCCGGTCCCATTGGCACCCTGCAGCATCTTCCCGGCGGCTGGGGCGTGATGGCGGACGACCTGGCCGCCGGCGTGGCCGCGGGTGTGCTGCTGGCGCTCATGCGCGCCCTGTCGTAG
- a CDS encoding sensor histidine kinase yields the protein MHECNAGTPRTQWNQRPQAEEPALHRREQELEARVALLELQLQEAQANNARMLENFRLQNAFFATVAHDLRTPMTSIFGYAKLVRRDIERAILPFIRSKSEAAGAAEAMDKAKRTLANLQVMHAEGDRLTRLINNLLDLNKIEAGQAVWRDRLVNIADCIYEALLSVAGQFADKPDVNLQANASRELPVIRVDPDRIAQVLVNLLHNAAKFTERGHVEISALVVETGHLEICVRDTGTGIPPEELPRIFDLFQQACLEDTLQGTRCGTGLGLAICRQIVEHYGGQIWAESQPGQGSTFRFQLPIQGAQHA from the coding sequence ATGCACGAGTGCAATGCCGGCACTCCCCGGACCCAGTGGAACCAGCGGCCCCAGGCGGAAGAACCCGCGTTGCATCGCCGGGAACAAGAGCTGGAAGCCCGCGTGGCCCTGCTGGAGCTGCAGTTGCAGGAAGCCCAGGCCAACAACGCCCGCATGCTGGAGAACTTCCGGCTGCAGAATGCCTTTTTCGCCACCGTGGCCCACGACCTGCGCACCCCCATGACCTCCATCTTTGGCTATGCCAAGCTGGTGCGCCGGGATATTGAACGCGCCATCCTGCCCTTCATCCGCAGCAAATCCGAGGCCGCAGGGGCCGCAGAAGCCATGGACAAGGCAAAACGCACCCTGGCCAACCTGCAGGTGATGCACGCCGAAGGCGACCGCCTGACCCGCCTCATCAACAACCTGCTGGATCTGAACAAAATCGAAGCCGGCCAAGCCGTATGGCGCGACCGGCTTGTGAACATCGCCGACTGCATCTACGAAGCCCTGCTGTCCGTGGCCGGTCAGTTTGCAGACAAGCCGGACGTCAACCTGCAGGCAAACGCCTCCCGCGAACTGCCCGTCATCCGGGTGGATCCCGACCGCATTGCCCAGGTGCTGGTGAACCTGCTGCACAACGCCGCCAAGTTCACCGAACGCGGCCACGTGGAAATCTCCGCCCTGGTGGTGGAGACAGGCCACCTGGAAATCTGCGTCCGGGATACGGGCACAGGCATCCCCCCCGAGGAGCTGCCCCGCATCTTCGATCTCTTCCAGCAAGCCTGCCTGGAAGACACGCTGCAGGGCACCCGCTGCGGCACCGGCCTGGGCCTGGCCATTTGCCGGCAGATCGTGGAGCATTACGGCGGGCAGATCTGGGCCGAATCCCAGCCGGGCCAGGGCAGCACGTTCCGGTTTCAACTGCCCATCCAGGGAGCGCAACACGCCTGA
- a CDS encoding GDSL-type esterase/lipase family protein, which translates to MILCFFGDSLTNGVGDPQALGWAGRLLAAARAAGHDVTGYNLGVRRHSSAAILARFEAETRCRVYEDQPMRLLFSFGVVDALPKAGLPLEQTIANTRQILERSRALGQALFVGPAPAADRRSSEAIAERGTAIAACCRELGVPYLDIFPELQASELYLDELVGGDGIHPGQAGYSHIFRLVNVWDAWRAWLQPPTTK; encoded by the coding sequence ATGATCCTGTGCTTTTTCGGCGATTCCCTCACCAACGGCGTGGGCGATCCCCAGGCCCTGGGCTGGGCCGGCCGGCTGCTGGCCGCCGCCAGGGCTGCCGGACACGACGTGACCGGCTACAACCTCGGCGTACGCCGGCACTCCAGCGCGGCGATCCTGGCCCGGTTCGAGGCCGAAACCCGCTGCCGCGTGTATGAAGACCAGCCCATGCGGCTGCTGTTCTCCTTTGGCGTGGTGGACGCCCTGCCCAAGGCCGGCCTGCCCCTGGAGCAGACCATCGCCAACACCCGACAGATCCTGGAGCGCAGCCGGGCGCTGGGGCAGGCGCTGTTCGTGGGCCCTGCCCCAGCAGCAGACCGGCGCAGCAGCGAGGCCATCGCCGAGCGCGGCACGGCCATTGCCGCCTGCTGCCGGGAACTGGGCGTGCCCTATCTGGACATCTTTCCCGAACTGCAGGCCTCGGAACTCTATCTGGATGAACTGGTGGGCGGCGACGGCATCCATCCCGGCCAGGCCGGCTACAGCCACATTTTCCGGCTGGTGAACGTCTGGGATGCCTGGCGCGCCTGGCTGCAACCGCCGACGACAAAATAA